AGTCGGTACAGTTGCCGCGGCGGGCGTCGCAGGCGTAGTAGATGTCGCCGCGGCCCCAGCCCTGGCCGGATTTGTCGTACTTCACGGTGCTCACCACGTGCTCGTAGATGGCGCGGGCCTTGTCGAGGTCGGTTGTGGCTTGGGCCTTTGTTGCCACCTCCAAAGCCCACTGGCGGATTTGCGGGTCGAGCGGAACGAGGCTGTCGGGAGCCAGCCAGCGCCGCAGGTGTGGGTCCGGAGCTTCGGGCAGGGGCAGCTGGCCCGATAGGCTGGGCGTGAGGTGCTCCCGGCGAGTAGCCTGTAGCTGCATCGTTATTTGAAAGCCCCGGAGCGCCGGGCCGGCTGCCCGCAGGTGCAGGGTGCGGTTGCCGTAAGCGCCGGTCTGGATGTTGTAGGGCAGCGGTGCCGTAATGCGCACATCACGAATGTCCTGCGACGTATCGTCGTGGGGCACGGGCAGCCACAGTTCCACCGCCTTGGTACCCGCTGGCTGGGCCGGCACCGTCACCTGATACGTGAAGGTAAAGGTGCGGCTGCGTGGGGCAGGAGCACTGCCCGAGAGCAGCGTCAGGAGAAGAAGGAAAGGCAGAAGCATATAGCTAAAGATAAGATGGTGAGTTGGAGAAAGGGTGAGGAAGTAAATGGTGACAGGTAACAGGTAACAAGTAGGCCGTCATGCTAAGCGGAGCCGGAGGCGAAGCATCTCTCCCGCTTCGTTGAACAAACATCAGGAAGTTAGCCAGCGGGAGAGATGCTTCGACAGGCTCAGCATGACAGATGTGTTACTTGTCACCTGTCACCTTATCACCTCCCCATCTCACTCTTTCGTACATTCACACACTGATCTTCCTACCGCATTTCCCACCCGATTTGTTCTGCTGCTATGGCCTTTTATCACCGTCTCGGTCAGATTCCGCGTAAGCGCCACACTCAGTTTCGCCAGCCCGACGGCTCGCTGTATCATGAGCAGCTGGTAGGCACGCTGGGGTTTCACGGGGTGTCGTCGCTGCTGTACCACTGCCACGCGCCCACCGAAATCCGGCAAGTGGGCAAGCCCCGGCCGTACGCGCCCAAGCTGCTGAAAGACCGGCCCCTGGAGCCGGCCCACCTGCGCACCCTGGCCCAAATCACCACCGGCGGCGACTACCTCCAGGCCCGCCAAACCCTGCTCGGCAACGCCGACGTAACCCTGAGCATCTGCAACCCCACCGAGAAGCAGATGAGCTACTACTACAAAAACGCCCTAGCCGACGAGGTGATTTTCGTGCACGAGGGCCGGGGGGAGCTGTGGAGCCAGCTGGGCAAGGTAGCCTTCGAGCCCGGCGACTACGTGGTGATTCCGCGCACTATCATCCACCAGCTGCACTTCGAGGAAGGGCCGGTGCGCCTGCTCATCATTGAGTCGTTTAGCCCGGTGGAGACGTGCCGGCGCTACCGCAACCACTTCGGGCAGCTGCTGGAGCACGCTCCGTACTGTGAGCGGGACTTCCGGCCGCCCACCGAGCTGGTGGAGGACGACGTGCGCGCCTCCGGTGAGTACGAGCTGAAGGTGAAGAAGGACGGCCTGCTGCACACGCTGGTCTACGGCCACTCGCCCTTCGACGTGGTAGGCTGGGACGGGTACTTCTACCCCTACGCCACCAGCATCCACGACTTCGAGCCGATTACGGGCCGCATCCACCAGCCCCCACCCGTGCACCAGCAATTCGAGGGGCACAACTTCGTTATCTGCTCCTTCGTGCCGCGCCTGTTCGACTACCACCCGCTGGCCATTCCGGCGCCCTACAACCATTCCAACGTTGACTCGGACGAGGTGCTGTACTACGTGGCTGGCAACTTCATGTCGCGGCGGGGCGTGGATTTGGCCTCATTTACCTGGCACCCAAGCGGCATTCCGCACGGTCCGCACCCTGGCACCGTGGAGGCCAGCATCGGCAAAAAGGAAACCCACGAGCTGGCCGTGATGGTGGACACCTTCCGCCCGCTCTACCTCACCGAGGCCGCCCTGCCCTATGTGGACCCGCGCTACGCCATAAGCTGGCAGCCCGACTTTCAGCACGAAGCGCCCCGCTCCGCTGATATGATGGACTAGGTGGTGAAAAGGTGAGTAATGAGGTAGTGACAGTGTGTAGCTCACCTCCTCTCTATTCGCGCATTCACTTTTGGCCGGGTTTTCGTAGGGCGTGGGCAAAACTCAACTGTCATGAAGAAAACCTTCTTTCTGCTTCCCCTGCTGGCCTTTTTAGCTCTACTGACTGGCTGCGAAAAGGTGTTGGGCCTGCTCGAATTCAATGTCGAGGATTCGCAGACGATTACCGTTCCGGCCTCGGTGCCCTTCCTGCCGGGGCAGGTGGTGGCCCTGGCCCCGGTTACGGTGTCATCCACCAGCAAAAGCACCTACTCCAATAACGGTACCTCAGCCGACTACGTGCAGGACGTGACGCTGGACAAGCTCACGCTCACCATCACGGCCCCGCAAGGCCAGAACTTCGACTTTCTGAAGCGCATCGAAATCTACATCAGCACCAATGCCCAGGGCACCGACAAAGTGCTGCTGGCCTCGCTGAACCCCGTGCCCACCGGCGCCACCAGCATTTCGCTCACCCCCGCCAACCAGAAGCTCGACGTATTCCTGCGCGCCGACTCGTACACGCTCATCACCAACGTGGAGCTGGCCAGAGCCTGGGGCCAGGAAACCACCATCCGCGCCGATTCGCGCTTCAAGGTGAAGGCCCGCAAGCCGTAGCCTCACCCCCCGGCCCCCTCTCCCGCGGAGAGGGGGAGCCAGACGACAGACGTTCTGCGCCGCCCCTTCGGCTAGCGCCTCCGGAATGGCTACCTGCTTGTAGTAGCACAGTGGCCGCATAGTGGCTAAAGGAGTGTAGAAACAACAAGCAATAAAAACGTGGCGCCGCGTAGCGGTGCAAGAGACGCCCAAACGTTTCTTGCACCGCTACGCGGCGCTACACTTTTCACTCAATTCTATTTACAAACCTACTGGCCGCTACGCGGCCGGAACATTCATATTGGTAGCCGTTCCGGAGGCGAGAGCCGACGGGGCGGCGCAGAACGACCCGGAGCTGGCTCCCCCTCTCCGCGGGAGAGGGGGCCGGGGGGTGAGGCTACCGGTTCCGGCCGTACTGCTCGTGGCTGCTCACCCAGTCGGAGCTGCTGATGGCGGAGCCCAGGCTTAGCTCGCCGGCCAGCACTACGCCGGCCACGATTTCGGCGAACTTGTTGACCGTGCCGCGGCCCACGCAGCCCAACATGCGCAGGCACTCGTTTTGGGTGGCCAAGCCGGTGCCGCCGCCGTGGGTGGCCACAATGAGGGAGGGAATGGTAATGCTCAGGTACAGGTCGCCGTCTGGGGTGACTTCGGAATACAGCACGCCGGCCGACGATTCGGAGACGTTGGCTACGTCCTGGCCGGTGGCAATAAACAGAGCCGTAATGCCATTGGCGGAGTGGGCGCCGTTGTTGTTGGCCCCTGACAGGAAGGCGCCTACGTTGCTGACTTGCCCGTGGTAGGCCAGCTGCTCGGGCGTCACGCGCATGCGCTGCTGCAAAATGTCGCGCTTGATGACGCACTCGGCCACCACGCGCTTGCCGCGGGTGCGCATCACATTGATTTGGGAAGCCTTCTTGTCGGTGGCGAAGTTGGATTCGAGGTAGAAGTGCCGGATGGGCGCCTGCTTGTAGTGTTCCAGAATCCAGGAGCAGGCCGCGAAGGTAGCCCGGCCCACCATGTTCTGGCCGGCCGCGTCGCCGGTGCTGTAGTTGAAGCGCAGGTAGGCAAATTTGTTCGACAGGTAGGTGTCGATGTACTGGAGCTTGGCCACGCGGGAGGTGCTTTCCGCTTCCGGCCGAATCAGCTCGATGTTTTCCTCCACCCACCGCCCGAAGTCGCGGGCCCCGCGGGCATCGTCGAACACAAACACGGGGGCCCGCTGCATGGCGTCGCCGATGACGGTGCACTTGACGCCGCCGCACAAGTTGAGCACCTGAATGCCACGATTGTAAGAGGCTACCAGCGTGCCTTCGGTGGTGGCCATGGGTATCAGAAACTCGCCCTGGGCGTGCTCCCCGCTCACGTGCAGGGGCCCGGCCAGGCCCACCGGAATCTGGGCCACGCCGGTGAAATGCTCACAGTTGCCTTGCAGCAGGTGGGCATCGAAGGAGTAGTGTTTCAGGTGTTTGAACTCCTGGCCCGTAAACTCCTCGGCAAACCGCTGCCGAGCCTGGATGGCGGCCTCGGCGTAGTCGTCCTGCTCGGAACGCGGAATGCGGGTGCGGTTGCCGGGCAGGTTCACAATGGCGTCTTCCACCTCCACGTGCAACTCCCCAAACGGCTCAGCCGAAAACTGCACCTGCACGGTGTGCAGGCCCTCTTTCAGCGGCGCCGTAGTCAGATGAAACGTGGCCGACTGTCCCACTGGCAGCTCCACGCCCGCCCCGTCGGTGTTGAAGGCCGTGGCCGGCCTCACGTCGCCGTTACCCAGGTCCAGGGCAATATGCTCGGGGCCCAAGCGCACATCGTCGAGCTGCACGGCCTCAATGCGCGTCAGGCGCACGGTATCGAGGCGGTTTTTGATGCTGAAGGCCACGCCCTCGGGCGTGTTGTGCAGGCTGCCGCGCGTGTAGAGCAGCTTGAGCAGCATGGGGCTGGGCGTGAAAACCATAGGGCGGGGGGCAGTTAGGATTGAGAGCGGGGAAAATAGGAAGTTTCCAGAGAGAAAATCGTGTAGTTCGGAATTTATAGTAGCATATCATCTACCGAAACGGTACGAAGTAGACTTTCACAAAGTATTGTATCGGGGTGGGTTTGCCACGGACGAGAGCTGGCTCGAATTTTCCACTCAGAAGCTGAACAACTCGAAGAGCTTCAGCCTCAAACAACGGTTCGTCTTTCTTTAGAACACGTGCGTCGTGGACATTGCCACGCTCATCTATCACAAATTCGACAAGTAGCTTTCTGCCTATGTGCTTATCGGGTACTCCAACTGGCCATCGGACATTGCGAGCAATAAAGCTCATCAAATCATCTCCCTTGAATTCCTTCTTGTACCAAGGCATTACCTCATAACGACTGTGTTTCCCTGTCTTACCAGCCCAAAAATCTTCGCCAGTTGTCGTACGGCCATCAGAGGGTTCAGCTAAACCTTGCAGGTCAGAGGCTGATAGCAGATCTTCCGTTCCTGGAGACCATACGCCTAAAGAGCTTACGGTAGAAGATGCGTCAACGGACCCATTCGGCTTTGGAATAGATTTCTCCATAGCAGCTTCGGTTCCTCGGAAAGTAATGGGTAGCGTGTACTTGATGGGCACGGGCCGATTGTTCTGCATTCCCGGCGTGAACTTGCCATCCAGCAGCTTCACCACCCGAACCGCCTCGGCATCCAGAGCTGGGTGAAGACCTTTCAATAGAGCAGCGTCACGAACTCTGCCCTGCTCATCAATCACAAATTGAATGAACACGCGGCCACTCAGCGTAAGCGGCGTTTGGTCGGGCCACCGAAGGTTCTGGCCGATGAAGCGCAACAGGGCCTCTTGCCCGCCTTCGAAGACGGGCATTTGCTCTACTACAGCGCCGAAAACAGACTCTGGCGCCGGGATGGTGGCGAGCTTAGTGCCCTTCTGCACCTGCGCCACCGCCTCCCGCCCACTCAGTCCCAATCCGCACACCAGCACCAGCGCCACCAGAAACCGCCGCAACGTAGGCCGTAGCCGAGGCACCGGGGCCAGCTGCTCCGGCCGGAATCGGCCGCATACGCGGCCGTCGGGCGAGGCGGCACGGGCCGCGTCGAGGTCGGCTTGGGTGGCGGCGGTGAAATCCAGGACTGTACGGTTGCAAGCCGCGCAATGGTGGCCCTGCGCCACCGGAGTCATTTGCTGCCAGGTTTCGTGGCAGGCAGCCAGGCGCACGTTGAGAATGGGCAGAGGAAGCATAGTGGCAACAGAAACAGGGTGCTGCTGAAGATACAAGAGTGGCGGCGGAACGTAAGCCACTACCTGTTCTGCTGAGGCAGTGGCAGAACGACAACAGAACGATTCTGCGCCCTCTGCGCAACCTGCTGCGTCCTCTGCGGGCTAACTCGTCCGCACGTCTCGTTCTCGCGTGAAAAAGTCTTTGGCGCCGCCTTCCCTTGTTCGCTCTGCTCAGGATGACATGAAAACGTCATCTAAGCCCCTAAGCCCCCAAGTCCCTAAGACCCTACTTCACCTCTGCCTCCCAATATTCCTTGCCGGTGGCGTCGATGTAGCCGGGCAAGCCATCGGGGGCCAGCACGCGGGCTATATCCCCGAAGAAGGGCTCGGCCTGGCGGTAGCGTACTTCGGTGAGGGTATTGCCTTCCTCATCGAGGTAGCCGAAAAGGCCGTTTTTCTGCACCAAAGGCAGTACCACGTTGCCCTGCTGCCCGATGGCGTCGTACTGCACGGGCTGCACCAGCTTGCCTTTGCTGTTGACCACGCCCCACTTCGCGCCCTGGCGCACAAAGAGCAGGCCGTTGTAGTTCTCCCGGATTTCGTCGTAGAGGGGCGGCACCACCGCCGAGCCCACCGTGAAGCGGAAGCCCACTTTGCCCTCCTGCCGCACCAGGTCGCCGTGCTCCAGGGGCTCTTCTTCGGGCTCGGGCGGGGCGGGCTCGGTGAGGCGGCGGCCGGTTTCGCCGATGTCGAAGGTCTCACCGTTCAGCTCCACCGTGGCGCGGCCCCTCCGGAAGGTGCTGGCCCGGCTGTACTGCACGGGCGTAACGGGGTTGCCGCCACCGTCGATGTAGCCGAACAGCGGCCCCTGGCGCACCCAAGCAATTTCCTGCACCAAGGGGCCGGCCTCGTCGTAGCGCGCGGGCAGCACCAGGCGGCGGCTCCGGTCGGCGTAGCCCCACTTGGTGCCCTGGCGAAAAGGCACGAGCCGGGAGGACGTTTGGGCCCCCGCCGGCCCCAGCGGCAGGTACAGCAGCAAGCAAAGCAGCAACCGAAGGCAGTTCATGCAGGAAAGACAAGGTGAGGCCCGCGGGCCGGATATACCAGCTAAAGGTAAGCAGCCGGCCGAAACCACCCGCGTCTGTTTCGGTTGATTCTCACGTGCTCGGCCCGCAGCGGTACCGGCTTGGCGCGGCCTGGCTGAGTGTAGCTGGCTTGCCGGGTTTTTTATTTGGCAGCGCAATGAGTATGTATCTTTGCCCTCCTTCCTACCAGGCGCTTCCTGTTGACCGCCTCTGACCTATGTCATTACAATTGAAATATCCACGTTTTACTTTGAGCGAAAATCTGACTGCTGAGCAGTTGGAGTTTTTTCGAGAATACGGCTTCCTGCACTTCCGGGCATTTGCCGCTCCCGAAACGGTCCAGAGTCTGCTGCGGGCCTCGGAGGACGTGCAGCGCCGGTGGCTGGCTGATGGCGTGCAGAAAGTGAATGGCGTGCCCATCAAGTACGGCAAGGATGTGGACGGCTCGGCCATCGTGCAGCGGTTTGCCTTTGCCTCCCACCACAGCCCCGTGCTGCACGAGTTTTTGCAGGATCCGCGCTTTCAAGCCTTGTTTCCGCTGCTGGAGGCGCCGGGCGGCCGGGTGGGCGAAAACGAAAAGGACGGCCTCGTTATCAACCACTACGTGAACGTACCCGGCTCGGAGTTTTCGCAGATGGGCTGGCACACCGACTCGCTGCGGGACGTGTTTTACGGCAAGAAAATCGGGCCCATGCTCAACGTGGGCCTGCACCTGGACGGCACCCCGGCCACCAACGGCGGCCTGCGCCTGCTGCCCGGCACCCACCGCCAGGGCCTGCGCGACATCCTCTTCCGCAAGAAGTACTACAAAGACGTGGGCCCCGACCCCCACGAAGTAGCCGTCGAAACCGAAGCCGGCGACCTGACCGTGCACGACGGCCGCATGTGGCACCGCGTGGCCCAGTCGCCGCTGGTGGGCGAGGCCTCGCGCCGCCGCGTCATGTACGTGCCCATCATTGCCGGCAAGTACGAGCCCAAGCACGAAAACAGCCCCACGCCCTTTTACCTACGGTTTTTGCATTTGGTGAAGTAGGGACTTAGGGTCTTGGGGTCTTGGGGGCTTAGGCTGTGTGGACAGTTGATACAAGCCCGTCCTGCTGAGCGCAGCCGAAGCATCTCTACCTCTGACTAACTCACATTGCGCAGACGAAGAAGGGAGATGCTTCGACAAGCGGACGCCAGATGAAGCAGGACGGCTTTTTTGCTGTTTTTGGACAACCGTCCACAGACCATAGATGATGTTCGGGTACAGATGTCATCCTGAGCCTGTCACGCATCAAGCGAGAAATAAAGACCTGATAACCGCAGACCAACTTGTTCCAGAACAGCTCCGCGTCCTCTGCGCAACCTTTTGCGTCTTCTACCGGCTAAAACCGTTGCAACGGCTCGTGCCGATGGAGAAGGCCCCTAATTACGTTGACCTTCGGCTCGGCTACCGCCGGATGCCAGGTGAAGAATAACAGTTCTACTAGAACATCATCTAAGACCCTAAGTCCCCAAGCCCCCAAGACCCTATCCTATGCCTTACGCTCTTGTCACCGGTGCTTCGCGCGGCATTGGCCGGGCCCTGGCCCTGGAGCTGGCCCGCCGCGGCTACAACCTGTTGCTGGCGGCCCGCTCCGAAGACCAGCTGGAGCAGGTAGCTGCCGAAGCGCGCCACCAAGCCGGCCGCGAAGCCCACGTGCTGGCCCTGGACCTGGCCCAGCCCGGCGCGGCGGCCCAGCTGGCCGGCTGGGCCCTGGCTCAGGCTCCTGATCTGGCCGTACTGGTAAACAACGCTGGCTACGGCTTGTGGGGAAGGTTTGAGGAGTTGCCTATGGCCCAGCAGCACAACATGCTCCAACTCAACATGCACCTGCCGGTGGAGCTGACCCACGCCCTGCTGCCGGCGCTGCGCCAGCAGTCCAAGGCCTACATCCTGAACGTGGCCAGCACGGCCGCCTACCAGGCCGTGCCCACGCTCACGCTCTATGCCGCCAGCAAGGCGTTTCTGCTGAGCTTCAGCCGGGGCCTGCGCTACGAGCTGCGCGACACCGCCGTATCCGTCACCTGCCTCAGCCCCGGCGCCACCACCACCGACTTTGCCGACCGCGCCGGCATGA
This region of Hymenobacter sp. YIM 151500-1 genomic DNA includes:
- a CDS encoding SDR family NAD(P)-dependent oxidoreductase, whose product is MPYALVTGASRGIGRALALELARRGYNLLLAARSEDQLEQVAAEARHQAGREAHVLALDLAQPGAAAQLAGWALAQAPDLAVLVNNAGYGLWGRFEELPMAQQHNMLQLNMHLPVELTHALLPALRQQSKAYILNVASTAAYQAVPTLTLYAASKAFLLSFSRGLRYELRDTAVSVTCLSPGATTTDFADRAGMNADLQATANKVSMTPEQVAAIGVQALLAGEAEAIPGALNKVSAKLTSLVPKSLTERIAAGIYEKHLK
- a CDS encoding energy transducer TonB, which codes for MLPLPILNVRLAACHETWQQMTPVAQGHHCAACNRTVLDFTAATQADLDAARAASPDGRVCGRFRPEQLAPVPRLRPTLRRFLVALVLVCGLGLSGREAVAQVQKGTKLATIPAPESVFGAVVEQMPVFEGGQEALLRFIGQNLRWPDQTPLTLSGRVFIQFVIDEQGRVRDAALLKGLHPALDAEAVRVVKLLDGKFTPGMQNNRPVPIKYTLPITFRGTEAAMEKSIPKPNGSVDASSTVSSLGVWSPGTEDLLSASDLQGLAEPSDGRTTTGEDFWAGKTGKHSRYEVMPWYKKEFKGDDLMSFIARNVRWPVGVPDKHIGRKLLVEFVIDERGNVHDARVLKKDEPLFEAEALRVVQLLSGKFEPALVRGKPTPIQYFVKVYFVPFR
- a CDS encoding hydroxymethylglutaryl-CoA reductase, coding for MVFTPSPMLLKLLYTRGSLHNTPEGVAFSIKNRLDTVRLTRIEAVQLDDVRLGPEHIALDLGNGDVRPATAFNTDGAGVELPVGQSATFHLTTAPLKEGLHTVQVQFSAEPFGELHVEVEDAIVNLPGNRTRIPRSEQDDYAEAAIQARQRFAEEFTGQEFKHLKHYSFDAHLLQGNCEHFTGVAQIPVGLAGPLHVSGEHAQGEFLIPMATTEGTLVASYNRGIQVLNLCGGVKCTVIGDAMQRAPVFVFDDARGARDFGRWVEENIELIRPEAESTSRVAKLQYIDTYLSNKFAYLRFNYSTGDAAGQNMVGRATFAACSWILEHYKQAPIRHFYLESNFATDKKASQINVMRTRGKRVVAECVIKRDILQQRMRVTPEQLAYHGQVSNVGAFLSGANNNGAHSANGITALFIATGQDVANVSESSAGVLYSEVTPDGDLYLSITIPSLIVATHGGGTGLATQNECLRMLGCVGRGTVNKFAEIVAGVVLAGELSLGSAISSSDWVSSHEQYGRNR
- a CDS encoding homogentisate 1,2-dioxygenase, whose translation is MAFYHRLGQIPRKRHTQFRQPDGSLYHEQLVGTLGFHGVSSLLYHCHAPTEIRQVGKPRPYAPKLLKDRPLEPAHLRTLAQITTGGDYLQARQTLLGNADVTLSICNPTEKQMSYYYKNALADEVIFVHEGRGELWSQLGKVAFEPGDYVVIPRTIIHQLHFEEGPVRLLIIESFSPVETCRRYRNHFGQLLEHAPYCERDFRPPTELVEDDVRASGEYELKVKKDGLLHTLVYGHSPFDVVGWDGYFYPYATSIHDFEPITGRIHQPPPVHQQFEGHNFVICSFVPRLFDYHPLAIPAPYNHSNVDSDEVLYYVAGNFMSRRGVDLASFTWHPSGIPHGPHPGTVEASIGKKETHELAVMVDTFRPLYLTEAALPYVDPRYAISWQPDFQHEAPRSADMMD
- a CDS encoding transglutaminase-like domain-containing protein, which gives rise to MLLPFLLLLTLLSGSAPAPRSRTFTFTYQVTVPAQPAGTKAVELWLPVPHDDTSQDIRDVRITAPLPYNIQTGAYGNRTLHLRAAGPALRGFQITMQLQATRREHLTPSLSGQLPLPEAPDPHLRRWLAPDSLVPLDPQIRQWALEVATKAQATTDLDKARAIYEHVVSTVKYDKSGQGWGRGDIYYACDARRGNCTDFHAVFIGYCRALGIPARFSIGFPLPAGRGAGEVKGYHCWAEFYTPQTGWVPIDASEAAKDPARRQYFFGAHDENRLEFSRGRDLRLAPPQQGPALNYFIYPYAEADGHPLTSLQYSFRFEDVQ
- a CDS encoding WG repeat-containing protein is translated as MNCLRLLLCLLLYLPLGPAGAQTSSRLVPFRQGTKWGYADRSRRLVLPARYDEAGPLVQEIAWVRQGPLFGYIDGGGNPVTPVQYSRASTFRRGRATVELNGETFDIGETGRRLTEPAPPEPEEEPLEHGDLVRQEGKVGFRFTVGSAVVPPLYDEIRENYNGLLFVRQGAKWGVVNSKGKLVQPVQYDAIGQQGNVVLPLVQKNGLFGYLDEEGNTLTEVRYRQAEPFFGDIARVLAPDGLPGYIDATGKEYWEAEVK
- a CDS encoding phytanoyl-CoA dioxygenase family protein; the protein is MSLQLKYPRFTLSENLTAEQLEFFREYGFLHFRAFAAPETVQSLLRASEDVQRRWLADGVQKVNGVPIKYGKDVDGSAIVQRFAFASHHSPVLHEFLQDPRFQALFPLLEAPGGRVGENEKDGLVINHYVNVPGSEFSQMGWHTDSLRDVFYGKKIGPMLNVGLHLDGTPATNGGLRLLPGTHRQGLRDILFRKKYYKDVGPDPHEVAVETEAGDLTVHDGRMWHRVAQSPLVGEASRRRVMYVPIIAGKYEPKHENSPTPFYLRFLHLVK